The Zonotrichia leucophrys gambelii isolate GWCS_2022_RI chromosome 20, RI_Zleu_2.0, whole genome shotgun sequence genome contains a region encoding:
- the LOC135456269 gene encoding transforming acidic coiled-coil-containing protein 3-like: MTDKLQTSSATSSRQSSSAKDVLFAPSDNEEIVEQSVAKDVPKVQEEKLGGEAETQLPGKRKREEEKQMKPSKRSPAKVASSQDNLVSTVSGKKSTAAEEIKPSCPGIEGTADETAGAQLEELFRPSPEEFGMDIDYLEQFGSSSFKESAWRRQSLYLKFDPLLIDSPSKPWYSDGTIELSKGIITAPSHPGPVADLSTVPEEAGKPVVSLKSDEKAKGLHLLGTFTTSTDPLIPDSLSSDVPLVPFATSTNTAVDAVIDVPKYTQKDRDAAVELLKREVWCCNLRCSVYTITICIQSQLSGCHSSRLSLDVPRLFSLKAIFLQLSAATAP; this comes from the coding sequence ATGACAGACAAACTTCAGACTTCATCTGCCACATCTTCACGGCAGTCGTCAAGTGCAAAAGATGTTTTATTTGCACCCTCTGATAATGAGGAAATTGTTGAGCAGAGTGTGGCCAAAGATGTACCGAAAGTTCAAGAAGAGAAGCTGGGAGGTGAAGCGGAAACtcaacttccagggaaaagaaaaagagaagaggagaagcaaatgaaacCATCTAAAAGATCTCCAGCTAAGGTTGCTTCGTCTCAAGATAATTTGGTCTCCACTGTCAGCGGAAAAAAGTCAACGGCTGCAGAAGAAATTAAACCTAGTTGCCCTGGAATTGAAGGCACAGCAGATGAGACAGCTGGTGCTCAACTGGAAGAGCTCTTCAGACCATCACCAGAAGAGTTTGGAATGGACATAGACTATCTGGAACAGTTTGGGTCTTCATCATTCAAAGaatcagcctggaggagacagTCGCTGTATTTGAAGTTTGACCCTCTGTTGATAGACAGTCCAAGTAAACCATGGTACTCTGATGGTACTATTGAATTAAGTAAGGGAATCATCACAGCTCCATCTCATCCTGGGCCTGTTGCTGATTTAAGTACAGTGCCTGAGGAAGCCGGAAAGCCTGTAGTGAGTCTTAAGAGTGACGAAAAAGCAAAAGGACTACATCTTCTGGGGACATTTACAACTTCTACTGATCCCCTAATTCCGGACTCCCTGAGTAGTGATGTTCCTCTAGTCCCTTTTGCTACTTCCACAAACACTGCTGTGGATGCTGTTATAGATGTGCCTAAATATACCCAAAAAGACAGGGATGCAGCTGTTGAACTGCTGAAGAGAGAGGTATggtgttgtaatcttcgctgcagtgtttatacaattacaatatgcatacagtcccagctctctggctgccacagctctcggctgtctttagatgttccaaggctcttttctttaaaggccatattcttacagctttctgctgctacagctccttaa